One Plasmodium berghei ANKA genome assembly, chromosome: 13 genomic region harbors:
- a CDS encoding shewanella-like protein phosphatase 1 produces MIFKKALYILLFLYIAIVKKGESKPGSKHPFLFKNLVIDKKKLDSSYYNKYDNIKWNGKIIAIGDIHGDIESLKLILRHSKLIGENDNWIGDNVLLVQNGDVFDRGIYGPIIYNFLFKLQKEAIKKNSRVILIMGNHEQLNLCGYFNYVNPKEIEMFFHNDANYRYHSFVNPYGEYHKRLIRLPPMVKVNNIIFTHGGLNLLISKLSINDINLKTRLQIENNCKPIKYDSFQNYLSRDGVLWSDAMSRNVPYYEKEKCSELFQILDKYDAKYLVVGHTRQPSHQIGSYCNNHYFLIDTGMSLFTNYGQPYPNYLKIDDHKIKAVRLIVEKKKKCPHTEIQLNTPNKIKYCVQESQTNLNPVL; encoded by the coding sequence atgatttttaAGAAGGCATTATACATATTGTTGTTTCTATATATTGCAATAGTTAAAAAGGGTGAAAGTAAACCTGGTTCTAAACatccttttttatttaaaaatttagtgattgataagaaaaaattagatagttcatattataataaatatgataatataaaatggaaTGGCAAAATTATAGCTATAGGAGATATACATGGAGACATAGAAAGCTTAAAGCTAATTTTAAGGCATTCAAAATTGATCggtgaaaatgataattgGATTGGTgataatgttttattagTACAAAATGGTGATGTATTCGATCGTGGAATATATGGTCCAATAAtttataactttttatttaaattgcAAAAAGaagcaataaaaaaaaatagtagggtaatattaataatggGAAACCACGaacaattaaatttatgtggttattttaattatgtaaatccaaaagaaattgaaatgttttttcataatGATGCTAATTATAGATATCATAGTTTTGTAAACCCCTATGGAGAATATCATAAAAGATTAATACGATTACCACCAATGGTTAAAGTTAACAATATCATATTTACACATGGAggattaaatttattaatatcgAAACTTAgtataaatgatataaatttaaaaactCGACTccaaatagaaaataattgcaaaccaataaaatatgattcatttcaaaattatttaagtCGAGATGGAGTATTATGGAGTGATGCTATGTCCAGAAATGTACCttattatgaaaaagaaaaatgttCAGAATTATTTCAAATTTTAGATAAATATGATGCTAAATATCTAGTTGTCGGACATACTAGACAACCATCACACCAAATTGGCTCTTATTGTAataatcattattttcttatCGATACTGGTATGAGTTTATTTACGAATTATGGTCAGCCTTATCCGAATTATCTCAAAATTGATGatcataaaattaaagCAGTTCGATTAAttgttgaaaaaaaaaaaaaatgtccACACACCGAAATACAATTGAATACCCCGaataaaatcaaatattGTGTACAGGAAAGTCAAACTAATTTGAACCCAGTTTTGTga
- a CDS encoding pre-rRNA-processing protein PNO1, putative produces the protein MTKRIIKNSATIRDDRKNVTKEKIEEKDNGVNGEETRNVLTLENILQDNDTDNNKKVKNKLIFKNIKKNNDSSINKNEMRIITIPRQRISSVKNNWLELIKPIVTNLKLEIRMNKDKIEVRTCKLTEDKNNLQKSSDYIKAYLLGFSIEDALALLRIDDLYIESFQIKDVKILKGDHLSRCIGRICGSNGSTKYAIENATKTRIVIAGDKIHILGSFNNIKMARYSICSLILGSTQGKIFNKLNILAKRLKERF, from the coding sequence ATGACAAaaagaattattaaaaattcgGCGACTATACGGGATGATAGGAAAAACGtaacaaaagaaaaaatcGAGGAAAAGGATAACGGCGTGAATGGTGAAGAAACACGAAACGTTCTGACcttagaaaatatattgcaAGATAATGATacagataataataaaaaagtaaaaaacaaattaatatttaaaaatatcaaaaaaaataatgatagttctattaataaaaatgaaatgaGAATTATAACTATACCTAGACAAAGAATATCAtcagtaaaaaataattggcTTGAATTAATAAAGCCAATTgtaacaaatttaaaattagaAATACGTATGAACAAAGATAAAATAGAAGTAAGAACATGCAAATTAACAGaggataaaaataatttacaaaaatccTCAGATTATATTAAAGCATATTTACTTGGATTCAGCATTGAAGATGCCTTAGCGTTATTGAGAATAgatgatttatatattgaaagttttcaaataaaagatgttaaaatattaaaaggaGATCATTTATCTCGATGTATTGGTAGAATATGTGGTAGCAATGGATCAACTAAATATGCTATTGAAAATGCAACAAAAACAAGAATAGTAATAGCAGGTgataaaatacatatactAGGtagttttaataatattaaaatggCTAGATATTCTATATGTAGTTTAATTCTTGGATCAACTCAAGGAAAAATTTTCAACAAATTGAACATACTTGCTAAAAGACTTAAAGAGCGATTTTAA